The genomic DNA GTAAATTCAAGAATGATAAAGGGCGTTTTAAATTAATATAATATAGTGATATTTAATAATATATTAGGAGAATGCTTTATGAACAATCAGATATTTAAAGATATGGTAGAAGCTAATATAAATGAGATAAACGACACCATTGACCTTTTATATTTAACATCAAACTCTTGTAGTAAAAACAAGCTATTAAATAGCTTGAGAAAAAACATATCAAATATTAAAACGCTCTTGCAAGACCTCCAAAACGGTGCAAGCATAAACAATTCACAGCCTAATACTACTAAAGTATTTACATTGGATGAGCTATCAAAATACAACGGCAAAGATGGCAATCCGGCATATGTAGCAGTGAATAGCATAGTATATGATGTAACTAATAATGCAGCGTGGGGAGGGGCGACACATTTTGGACTAACTGCTGGTAGAGATTTGACGAAGGCATTCTCTGCATGTCACGCCGGTGAGCCAATTCTTAGCAAATTAAAGGTGGTCGGGAAGATGGCGGAATGAATCAAGCAAATATCAATTGTCCCAACTTTTCACTTAAGCTCGAGACAGCTTCAGTGCTTGTTAA from Oscillospiraceae bacterium MB24-C1 includes the following:
- a CDS encoding cytochrome b5 domain-containing protein, with the protein product MNNQIFKDMVEANINEINDTIDLLYLTSNSCSKNKLLNSLRKNISNIKTLLQDLQNGASINNSQPNTTKVFTLDELSKYNGKDGNPAYVAVNSIVYDVTNNAAWGGATHFGLTAGRDLTKAFSACHAGEPILSKLKVVGKMAE